A segment of the candidate division WOR-3 bacterium genome:
AGCTGAAGAAGCGGGATTGAACGTCGTCTCTGTAGGCATAAGAAGCCTCGACGTCACGGAAAAAAGAATATTATCGGACGAACGAGTATTTACGGCCGAAAATATAAGGAAGGACTGTGATTGGATACGAAAGGCAGTTTCAAAACTTGGAAATGACGTTTACGTAACAATAGATCTGGACGTTTTCGATCCTTCTATTTTACCGTCAACGGGAACACCCGAACCCGGAGGGCTCGGATGGTATGATGTGCTGGATCTTCTGAAAGAGACTGCTTTGAGAAGAAACGTCATAGGATTCGACGTGGTTGAGCTTAAACCCGATTCAAACAGGCATTCGGAATTCACTGCCGCCAAACTGATTTATAAATTTCTCGGATACGTTTTTGATAAAAGGCTTTAAATGAACGAACACATAATAACATGGGTTTTAATCCCGATCCTGATAATGTTTGCCAGAATAATAGACGTCTCTATCGGCACAGTCAGGATTATATTCGTCGCCAGGGGAAAGGCGACTATTGCAGCAGTGCTGGGCTTTTTCGAGGTCATAATATGGATACTTGCTATTTCACAGGTCCTGGCCAATCTAACTAATGTTTCATGCTACATCGGATACGGGGTGGGTTTTGCTATTGGAAACATACTGGGAATTAAGATAGAAAAGAGAATAGCTTTCGGACTGCAGATGATTACGATAGTCACAACAAATAAACTTGATGTACTGCCTATGCTTCTCAGGGATGAAGGTTACGGGGTGACAACGGTCAGCGGAAAAGGGGCGAAAGGAGACGTCAGAATCATTTACGCAGTTGTCGAAAGAAAATTTGTTCAGAATGTTCTCGGTTTGGTAAATTCAACTGAGCCTGAAAGTTTTGTAACGGTCGAGGACATGGTCTCTCTGCACAGAGGTTTTGTAAGAGAGAGGCAAAAAATCGGTTTGTTTGGGAAAAAAAAATAAGGAGAAATTAGATGAAAAACGATAAGGAATTCGCGTCATATTTCGTTCAGAGTCAGAACATATACTTTCTTGATGGTAAAGATAAAAAGGAGATAATTGTCGAGCTTTTGTCGAAGACGCCTCAGGAGAACTTGAAAAACTACGACGAAGTCAAAAACGAACTGCTTAAACGCGAAGAGTTGATGTCGACCGGAATAGGTCTCGGAATAGCCTTTCCGCACATTGGATCAGTCAACGTGGAAAAACTTTCAGTCTGCGTCGGGATACTCAAAGACGGAGTGGAATGGGGTTCCATAGACGATTTACCGGTCAAAATTGTGATTTTAATAGTTTACCCTTCCAAAAAAAGAACCGAGTATCTCACTCTTATTTCAAAATTGAGTTCCGTTCTAAAGGAAGAAATAAACAGGGACAAAATAGAGAAATCAAGCGACAGCGGTGAGATTTTCAACACACTGACGAAGAATATAATTATCTGAGTGTTGGAAATGATTATAACTGCGATTATTCTGCTCAGCACGTCGGTCGCGCTCGTTCCATCTATGCCGGATGCCGACAATCCATGGACTATCCAGATACTTTCCATAACCGGCTTGGACGATATTTACGAAAATACGGAGCGGTTGAATTCAATTCTGGAACGGGAAGGATTTCCTCAAACGGGTGCCTATCCGCGCTTTTTCATCGCGCAGGGTGTTTTCCAAAATAAAAGAGTTTACAGAGTGTGCGCGGGTGCTTTTGACGGAACAGAAAAATCGAAAGAGACTGTATACCGGCTTAGAGCAAGGGGTGTTCCGTGTTTTTCGAGAAGGCTTGTCGGAGGTGAGGTTGAAACGTGGGAAAATTTATCAGTTTCAGAAGGACGGATTGTTTTCGGCTCAGGTCATTTTGTCGAACTGTTTGAACCCGGAGATATGTCATGGCAGAAAGGGAGAGCATATCTGTCTTCCGACTCCGCGTACGCCGCTTTGACGTATTCAAACGGGACAGGATACGAGGGGGAAGGTGAAAACATCATTATTCTAAACTTGAAAAATTTAGGCGAGAACATTGCCGTGATAGATCAGAGAATGGTTTTACCTGTAATGTGGTTTCAGGGCGAAGAGGATTCTGTCTTGCTTGTAGTTGAATTGATAA
Coding sequences within it:
- a CDS encoding DUF2179 domain-containing protein yields the protein MNEHIITWVLIPILIMFARIIDVSIGTVRIIFVARGKATIAAVLGFFEVIIWILAISQVLANLTNVSCYIGYGVGFAIGNILGIKIEKRIAFGLQMITIVTTNKLDVLPMLLRDEGYGVTTVSGKGAKGDVRIIYAVVERKFVQNVLGLVNSTEPESFVTVEDMVSLHRGFVRERQKIGLFGKKK
- a CDS encoding PTS sugar transporter subunit IIA → MKNDKEFASYFVQSQNIYFLDGKDKKEIIVELLSKTPQENLKNYDEVKNELLKREELMSTGIGLGIAFPHIGSVNVEKLSVCVGILKDGVEWGSIDDLPVKIVILIVYPSKKRTEYLTLISKLSSVLKEEINRDKIEKSSDSGEIFNTLTKNIII